The following are encoded in a window of Microbacterium sp. LWO13-1.2 genomic DNA:
- a CDS encoding ammonium transporter, whose amino-acid sequence MDQGNTAFILIAAALVLLMTPGLAFFYGGLVKAKSVISMMMLSFGALGLIGVLWVLYGYAIAFPGAEGTVAPWSIDAAAVGLNSLLETPEGAAYPPLAFVAFQATFAIITVALISGAIADRAKFGSWMIFAAIWATIVYFPVASWVFNFGLADDGSFAYGGWITHGLQETFGLGAIDFAGGTAVHINAGAAALALALVLGRRVGFQKGAHVPHNPPFVLLGAGLLWFGWFGFNAGSELAADGTAALAFVNTIAAPAAALLAWLVVEKFKDGKPTSVGAASGAVAGLVAITPACASLHPVWAILLGFIAGAACALAVELKYKLGFDDSLDVVGIHLIGGLIGTLYLGFFANGTGLFMGGDGTQLLVQAIAAFSVMIYSFVLALAIGFAIQKTIGFRVKNEDEVAGIDTVVHGEEGYVLDPIRA is encoded by the coding sequence ATGGATCAAGGCAATACCGCGTTCATTCTCATAGCTGCCGCACTCGTGCTGTTGATGACGCCAGGACTGGCGTTCTTCTACGGCGGCCTCGTGAAAGCCAAGAGTGTCATCAGCATGATGATGCTCAGCTTCGGTGCGCTGGGGCTCATCGGAGTTCTATGGGTGCTGTACGGATACGCGATCGCGTTCCCCGGCGCCGAGGGCACCGTGGCGCCGTGGTCGATCGACGCGGCGGCAGTGGGGCTCAACAGCCTCCTCGAGACGCCGGAGGGCGCCGCCTACCCGCCGCTGGCGTTCGTCGCATTCCAGGCGACCTTCGCGATCATCACCGTCGCACTCATCTCGGGAGCGATCGCCGACCGCGCGAAGTTCGGCTCCTGGATGATCTTCGCCGCAATCTGGGCGACGATCGTGTACTTCCCGGTCGCGAGCTGGGTGTTCAACTTCGGTCTCGCAGACGACGGCAGCTTCGCGTACGGCGGCTGGATCACGCACGGACTCCAGGAGACCTTCGGGCTCGGCGCGATCGACTTCGCCGGTGGCACGGCCGTCCACATCAACGCCGGTGCCGCGGCTCTCGCTCTGGCGCTCGTGCTCGGCCGCCGCGTCGGCTTCCAAAAGGGCGCGCACGTGCCGCACAACCCGCCGTTCGTCCTGCTCGGTGCTGGTCTGCTCTGGTTCGGCTGGTTCGGCTTCAACGCCGGTTCCGAGCTCGCCGCCGACGGCACTGCGGCTCTGGCCTTCGTCAACACGATCGCCGCTCCCGCTGCGGCGCTCCTCGCCTGGCTCGTCGTCGAGAAGTTCAAAGACGGCAAGCCGACCTCGGTGGGTGCTGCGTCTGGAGCTGTCGCCGGACTCGTCGCGATCACACCCGCGTGCGCGTCGCTGCACCCGGTGTGGGCGATCCTCCTCGGCTTCATCGCCGGTGCCGCCTGCGCCCTCGCCGTCGAGCTGAAGTACAAGCTGGGCTTCGATGACTCGCTCGACGTCGTCGGCATCCACCTCATCGGCGGCCTCATCGGAACCCTGTACCTCGGCTTCTTCGCCAACGGCACCGGCCTGTTCATGGGCGGCGACGGAACCCAGCTGCTGGTCCAGGCGATCGCCGCATTCAGCGTGATGATCTACTCGTTCGTACTGGCCTTGGCCATCGGCTTCGCCATCCAGAAGACGATCGGATTCCGGGTGAAGAACGAAGACGAGGTCGCGGGAATCGACACCGTCGTGCACGGAGAAGAGGGCTACGTCCTCGACCCGATCCGCGCATAG